A region of the Synechococcus sp. PCC 7502 genome:
GATTATATGCCTTTACTAATTCTGGTTCTTGACTAAGATGTGCTAATATTCTCAGTTCGATTTGGGAGTAATCTGCTGCTAGCATCAGCCATCCAGATTCAGGTAAAAATCCTGAGCGAATCCTGCGACTAAATGCCGTTTTGATCGGAATATTTTGTAAATTTGGATTAGAGCTACTTAGTCTACCCGTTGAGGTCACAGTTTGATTAAAGTCGGTATGCACCCGTTGGGTTTGGGGATGAATTAAGGCTGGTAAAGCATCAACATAGGTGGATTTAAGTTTAGCTAAAGTGCGATTTTCCAGAATAGTATCAATTAAGGGATCATCACCTTGAAGCTTATTTAAAACTGCCACATCTGTGGAATAACCAGTACTGCTTTTTCGTGATTTTTTAGTAAAGGTTTCTCCTAATTTCTCAATTAGAATTTCACTTAATTGTTTCGGTGAGTTCAGATTAAATTCTTTACCAACTTGTTTATAGGCTGATTTAGCGATCGCATCTAAATCTATTTCTAACTCTTGGGAAAATTGTTGTAAATATTCTCGATCAACCCTAATACCGAGCCATTCCATTTCTGCCAAAACTATTTCTAGGGGCAATTCAACTTGGTAATATAAATTTGATAGTTCAGGGACTGATACTAGTTGTTGTTTGAGAAATGGCATAATCTGCCAAGTACTATAGGCATCCATTCCGCAGTAATTAGCAACTTGAGGAATAGAGATTTCCGCAATAGATTTATGTTTGCCTAGCAGTTCTTTATAACTTTGGGGTGTAATTTGGAGATAGCGTTTAGATAATTCACTGAGTCCATGATTGGCATCGGGATCAATTACATAACTAGCAATCATCGTATCGAATACTACCCCATTAATATCAATACCTATAGATTTAAAAATTAATCGATCAAATTTCGTGTTTTGGAAAACCTTGGGGCGATCGCTACTTTCTAAGATTGGTTTAAGCTGCTCAATTACTAATTGCAAATCTAAATTTTGACCTGATAAATGGGCGATCGGAATATATGCAACATCACTAATTTGCTCGCCCCAACAGCACCCAATCCCCACAAGTTTGGCATCATGGGGGTTAAGGGCAGTAGTTTCCGTATCCCAAGCTACAGGCGAAGTTAATGACTCTAACTTGAGTTTCAACTCTTCTAATTTCTCTGGAGTATCAATAATTTGAACTTCTAGCTGGAAATTATTATTTAAGGGAGCGATTTCTGCCGTATCTACAAAATCAAACCATAGGTCTTGATCTTGATCACTTAATCTATCATTTTTAGAAGCGGAATTATTCTCTGGTAGTTTAGGCTCAATTTTTCCACCTAGTTGCACTTGAATTTTATCAATTTTGTTTATGAATGCTTTAAGTTCTAAGGTTTCTAAGAGGGGAATTAATGTATTGGTATCAAATCCCTTAAGCTCGTAGTCTAATAAATTAGGATTTATTTCTACATCTTGAATAATCTTTGCCATGAACTGTGAATGCTTAGCATCTTCAATTCCCTGTTCTAGCTTTTGTTTAACTGCACCTTTCATATTGGGAATAGAAGCTAAAATATTTTCTAAGCTGCCATATTCATCTAATAGTTTGACTGCAGTTTTTTCGCCTATACCTCGCACTCCAGAAATATTATCGGAGTTATCTCCACACAGAGCTTTATAGTCGATAATTTGATTGGGCATGACTCCTAATTTGGCTTTCACATCTTGGGCATGAAATTCAGAGATTTTATCTTTTTGTCCTAAATGTAAAACTGAAATTTTTCTTTGATCATCTATTAATTGAAATAAATCCTGATCACCGCTTAAAATTTTGACTCCATAACCAGAATTAGCAGCAATTTGACTTAAGGTTCCCAGAATATCATCAGCTTCATAGCCTTCTTTAACTATAGTTTTAATATTCATTGCCTCTAAAATTTGCTGTAAATTGATTAAGTCTGGAATAAAATTTTCTGGAGTTTCTTTGCGACCTGCTTTGTAATTTACATCGGCATCATGACGAAAAGTGGGAGTAGCCAAATCGAAAGCGATCGCGACGGCTGTAGGTTTTTCTTTTTGTAAAATATCTAGTAAAGATTTTAAAAAACCGTAACAAATGCTAGTAGGAATACCTGTAGAAGTGCAAAGCCCTCCATCCTGTTTATAGGCAAAGGCATAGAAAGAACGAAATGCTAGGGAATGTCCATCTACTAATAATAAAGTGGGTAATAGACTGGGAGTAGATATGGATGACATATTAATTTATTGGTTTTGTTAATTTTAATGCAGGTTTACAGCCTATTGAGGGATAGAGGAACACATTACAGGCGGTAATATTGCGAAACAGACTAAGAGCTTATATTTTAAGCCCTAATATTTCCAGTAAAGTACAATCCCCGAAATTGAGTCGAAACTATAACAAATCATTGAACAAACGCTAAAATCTACATCTTTAGACTAACAATAGATATAGACTAAAGTACGTTTTTCCGTGGGTTGAGTAACTAAAATGCTGAATAAACTACCTAGGGATACAGAAAATAAGCAACTAGCTCGTCCCATCAGTCCCAAGAAATTATATTTCGGTCTAGCGATCGCAGTATTGGTCATAATGAGCGGAGGTATATGGGCTTTGCAATGGTTTGGCAAACAAATTAAGGCTACTACTACGGAAAATCTTTTAGCGATCGCCGAGTTAAAAGCTAAACAGGTAAATGTATTGCTGCGTGAGCGTAAATCTGATGCTGCTATTTTTGCGGCAAGACCAGCCGTGGGAATTACCCTGAAGTCGATTGAAACTGGCATTACAAATAGTGACTCACAGCGACAACTTAAGTTCTTGGAAGCAGGTGCAAACTCAACCATAGTGCAGTATGGCTATCGTAAAATCTTCTTGATTGATCGCAAGGGTAAAGTGGTGTGGCAATCTGGACAGCCTGAAAGTTTATCCAAATTGGTGGAAACTACCTTTCAAGAAAAGATCAAAGCATCATTATTCTCAGAGAAACCCCAAGTAGTTGATTTACATTGGCAAGAGACTAAAACTGGCAAGATCGTAACCTATGGCATCCTTGCTCCTGTCTTTGACTCTTTACGGGGTAGCAATGACTTAATTGGGGCAGTTTATTTACAAGCAGACCCCTATAGATTTCTTTTCCCCTTAGTAACCGAACTGTCCAACTCCAGTTCCACAACTGAAACCATGCTGGCGAGAAGAGAAGGAGCTATTGTTAGATATCTCAATCCTCTGCGATTTGACAATTATGGGGCAATGGAACTCACAAAATCTATTGATCAGACTGAATTTTTAACAGTACAAGC
Encoded here:
- the polA gene encoding DNA polymerase I; amino-acid sequence: MSSISTPSLLPTLLLVDGHSLAFRSFYAFAYKQDGGLCTSTGIPTSICYGFLKSLLDILQKEKPTAVAIAFDLATPTFRHDADVNYKAGRKETPENFIPDLINLQQILEAMNIKTIVKEGYEADDILGTLSQIAANSGYGVKILSGDQDLFQLIDDQRKISVLHLGQKDKISEFHAQDVKAKLGVMPNQIIDYKALCGDNSDNISGVRGIGEKTAVKLLDEYGSLENILASIPNMKGAVKQKLEQGIEDAKHSQFMAKIIQDVEINPNLLDYELKGFDTNTLIPLLETLELKAFINKIDKIQVQLGGKIEPKLPENNSASKNDRLSDQDQDLWFDFVDTAEIAPLNNNFQLEVQIIDTPEKLEELKLKLESLTSPVAWDTETTALNPHDAKLVGIGCCWGEQISDVAYIPIAHLSGQNLDLQLVIEQLKPILESSDRPKVFQNTKFDRLIFKSIGIDINGVVFDTMIASYVIDPDANHGLSELSKRYLQITPQSYKELLGKHKSIAEISIPQVANYCGMDAYSTWQIMPFLKQQLVSVPELSNLYYQVELPLEIVLAEMEWLGIRVDREYLQQFSQELEIDLDAIAKSAYKQVGKEFNLNSPKQLSEILIEKLGETFTKKSRKSSTGYSTDVAVLNKLQGDDPLIDTILENRTLAKLKSTYVDALPALIHPQTQRVHTDFNQTVTSTGRLSSSNPNLQNIPIKTAFSRRIRSGFLPESGWLMLAADYSQIELRILAHLSQEPELVKAYNQGIDVHTRTAQLLLEKDEVTSEERRLAKIINYGVIYGMGAQKFSRETGIPASQAKKFIEAFNKQYAQIFTYMKTVEQEAETQGFVTTVLGRRRYFHELKYTSGYQKAAMLRSAVNAPIQGTSADIIKVAMIGLHKLLKNYRSRLLLQVHDELVLEILPEELTELQPQIKSVMESAIPLSVPLVVDIHIGKNWMEAK